Genomic DNA from Peribacillus simplex NBRC 15720 = DSM 1321:
ACTAAAAAATAATGATTATTTTATGTTTCAATATACTCACCTCGTTCGTAAATATTCATTACGATCAAATCCAATTCTGCCAGATGCCGGAAAAATTGAATTTTGGGGGTGTTTTTATGATGTTCTTTTTTTAATTCTCCAACTCACTTTAGTATTATCATTGTTGGCTACCATGGTTCTTTTTAATGATGTTTTTAAATTTAGCCGTGATAAACAATAATAAAGGCATGATCAGACCATAAGTCGCTGCATAGAATAACCATATATTTTTATTGAATTCCCCGGATGATGGGACCGTCGGAAAAACAATCAATGAATAAAAAACCATTATCATCCCTAAAGCTGTAGTAAATGGACGATAATCTTTTATATTGAATATGTTTGAAAATACAACAACTGATACATAAAAATACATCACCGTCCTGGTATAGGTTGTAAAGATCCAAATCGTAGCAATTATAGCTTCAATCCGCATTAGAAAATTCCCTACATTTATTTTTTTTGCCATCGTATAACTTGGAGCGATATTTCTTGAGGTGGTATCGGGTCCAAGAACCAAGATATCCAGCATGATAAAAAGAATTAAAATGATTCCTCCGATCAATGTACCAATATAAAAAGCTTTTCCCCCTTTTTTACTTTCATTGACTTTTGAAAGGAAAATCATTAAAAACATAACAGGAGACAGCGTGAACACGCTGACGTAAAAAAGTGTCGCCCTTATGATAGGTTTTGCTCCATTTTCGAATACTGGCTGAATGTTTTGGATATTTGCTTGAGGAATGATGGAAACCAAAAAAATGGTCAGTAATATTAATACGGGTATGAAGAATATTTCCAACGTGCGTGTAAAAGTTTCAATACCAAGGCGAACTGTAAAGGTCACTACTGCAGCTAACAATATATTTAATGCTACAAGTGGAGTATCCGGCATCCAAAAAGTTTCAATGAAATTCCCCACATAATAAGTTGTCTCGGCAGCAGTGGAAAATGACCAGAAAAAAATGTGAGATTTATCATCTTTCCGATTAAATTACCGAAAACCTTTTCATTTATTTGATCTAAAGCTAGATCAGGATATAAATTTCCAACCCTGATGTAAAACCATACAAAAATTAATGCGATGCCTGTCCCAAGTAATGCAGCAAGCCATGCATCCTGCTTTGCAAAACTAACTAAAGGAGAAGGAGTATGTAAAATAACCGTGCCTACCGAATACAAAAGGATTAAAATCATCAATTGATGTGATGAAATTTTGAAACTACCAGGCATTATTATTCCCCTTTTGTTTGTACCTTCCTTCTTAATACTCCTTATTTTGGCTATTCATGTAAAAGTTATTCAGACAGAAATTAATCCCCGTTTCATTCGATCCCAATTTTCTGGCCACTTCCTGAAAATTCTAAGATATTCATTAGAACCGATTCCATTGGTAATTAGTGCTGCTTTTCATATTATTCTTATTTCTTATTCCAGAATCAAAATCGAAATAAACAACCTGTATTTGAAAGAAGTGTAGCACTCCGATATGTATTATGTACGCTTGCTTTTTTTATGACACATCATTTTTTGCTGTGGATTGTTTGTTGTCATGATAGAAAACTTCCTTAAAGTAGCTAAATCTTACCCTTATACACTGTTCTATAGCTTCTAATAAATATTATTGGAGAAATCTTAAGTGTGTTTGGCGGAGTTCTCAATTCGGCACGATTCTTGCATATAATTTGTTGGTATATCTAATATATATGGAGAAAGGAAGAGAATAGGAAACTGTATGACACACAATTATTGAAAAACATTTAAGCACTTGGTTATCAAGCATATTGGATAGGTTTATATGTCAGAAAATGAATAAGGATTCATAAAGGGAAGGCGAAGCAATTAAACTTATAAAGGTTAGGAGAATATTAGTATGAAAATACCAGTGGAAAATATAGTAGAGTTAACTGTAGAACATCAATTCTTACAGGCTTATCCTATATTGAGTCAGTTACGTTCTGATTTGACTTTAATGGAGTATCTAGAATTATTAAATGATATGCGGAAGGAGGGTAAACAGTTATTTGCTTTATATCACGATACAAGCATCGTAGCATTAGCAGGTATTAGCTGGCGTGAAGATTCATATAATGAACGCTATGTTTATGTACAAGATTTGGTTACTGATGTAAATCATCGTCCTAGTGGTCTTGGATATAGTCTGCTCAGTTATATAAATAATTGGGCAAAAGAACATGGAGCTGAATATATTACATTGGAATCTTGAATTAGGCGCCTTGACACCATAAATGTACAATTTTTTTAGGTACCTATTGGGTGCAGCTCTTTTTTCGTACATATGTACCAGCAATGAAATTTTACGACTTCTAGAGTGTGGGAAAAAATATACTTGGGATGGAACAAACATCTGAACAAGTTTAAGGAAGTAAATTCTATCCATAAATTCAAAGGGAAGGTGCCCTGTCATCCAAAAATTAGTTGAAAGCACATAGAAACTCTGCGGAGAGTAATCTCTGCAGAGTTTTTCTTCATTTATCTTTTTTTTGTGCCCCTAAACCATCCAACTTTCTACTACTTTAGTCCAACAAGAAAAAATGGAAGTCGTTGCTCTCAAAAATGATAATAGATTATGCGAATATTGGCAATCTATGCATTTACTCATAGGATATTTTGAAACATAATTTAAATTTGCTTGAGATTGTGCTTCAAGATTCCTATAAACGATTAGATGAGGCAATTGTCGCCAAAGGAAGAAAATTGGAGATTAATAAAAGACAATTACCAGACCAAATTACCTTAAGTGAAAAGGAAAGTCTTGAGGTGGATTATTCTTGCCATAGCTCATGATAGGAGGCAATCTATTGAAGGATTGATATTCTTTCCGAAAATATAGAAAATCAGGCTATTCATCAAAATACCTTATATATACTGTTTTACTCGCCCTTGGGATTAATTTTTTGAATTTTACTTACACCACAATAAAAAGGGAAAAAAAGCCTAAAAGGCAGAGAGTAAAAGAAAATCCTTTTTTATGTCGAATTGTACCTACTGATCTGATTCCAAAAGACAAATTGCTTCCGAGTTTAAAGAGATGTCGGGAAGTGGTTTATAACTATCGTGATTGATTTTGTAGAAGAAAGTCTAGGTTCAGAAGGGTTAATATCCGAGCCACCTTCAGCATCCTTTAATTAAATTATCGAACTTCAAGAAAAGAGTGTGTTTGTTGAACAAAAAAGTAGAATTTTGATAAAGATTATCATGTCTACAATGAATTGCAATTTATTTTACTTAAATGGATATAATTGCAGCCAAGGTGAAAACATAATTTTAACAGGCTTTTGGTTATGAGGGGGTTAGCATTGAAATCTCGAGTTCCTATCCCATTGAGGAAGTTAATTGAAGATAAACAATCAGTGAAAAATAAAAAACAACAAGAATACCTAAATCAAAGCGGAAATCCAAACTCCAGCAAATCTAAGAATCAAAACCAAAATCCAGTTCAAGCCCAAAACCAAAGTAAAGACTCAAAGAAACATCAAACAAAACTTATATCTTCTGATCTTCAATTTAATTTAGACCATATTAAGAAAACGTTAGGAAATAGTTCAGACATAGTAACAAGGGATTTTCAAGCAGGTAAAAATGGGCAAATTAAATTAGGCATCGTTTACACCGATGGATTAACGGATTCAATTTCCATCCAAGATTTGATCCTCGACACTTTGATGGTTGAAATTCGGAACTCGGACTTGGACGTAGCCGTCCTTAATCCCTCTGACTGTTTTGAAATGATAAAATCACATACTCTTCCTATAGGTGGAATAGAGGAAATAACTGATTATCAAAAGCTTTTTAACCATGTTTTATCGGGAGATACGATGTTATTGATGGACGGCTCCCCAAAAGGAATAGCACTCGGCTCAAGAGATTGGGTCGATCGCGGAGTTCAGGAACCTTCCTCCCAGACAGTAGTAAGAGGACCAAAGGATGGGTTCACTGAAACGCTGCGAACAAATACTGCTTTAATACGACGGAGAATAAAAGATCCTAACCTATGGCTAGAAACAAAACAGATTGGTGAAAGAACGCAAACAGACGTTGCGATTATGTATCTAAAAGGTGTTGCCAATGATAAAACGGTTTCAGAATTGCAAAGCCGGTTAAATCGAATCAATATAGATGCGATTCTTGAGAGTGGTTACATTGAAGAGCTTATTCAGGATGAAGTATACACTCCATTTCCAACTGTTTATAATACGGAACGTCCTGATGCGGTAGCCGCTGCCATTTTAGAAGGAAGGATTGCAATCCTAGTTGACGGAACGCCGTTTGTCCTTATCGTTCCAGCACTTATGGTACATTTTTTCCAGTCCAGTGAAGACTATTATCAAAGGGCAGACATTGCAACATTAATTCGGGTATTACGGTATTTATCCTTTTTCCTTGCTTTGCTTACACCGTCCCTTTATGTAGCAGTCTCAACCTTTCATCAAGAAATGCTTCCTACACCTTTACTCATAAGTCTAGCCTCACAACGAGAGGGTGTTCCTTTTCCAGCTTTTGTAGAGGCGATGATAATGGAGGTAGTGTTTGAAATCTTGCGTGAGGCAGGTGTGAGGATGCCTAGGGCAATCGGTTCATCCATCTCCATCGTAGGTGCATTAGTTATTGGGCAGGCTGCTGTCGAAGCAGGGTTCGTTTCAGCAACAATGGTTATCATCGTGTCGTTAACAGCCATCTGCAGCTTTGTTTTCCCAGCCAATAGTATGGCCATGGCTTTTAGGATGCTTCGATTCTTGTTTATGATCCTTGCCGCTACATTTGGATTATACGGGATCATTTTGGGGTTGATCGTGATGGTCCTACATTTAAATAGCTTGCGATCTTTTGGTTTACCATATTTAGCTCCAAATGCACCATTCATTTTACAAGATCAAAAAGACAATATCATCCGATTGCCACATTGGTCATTATTAAAGCGGCCTCGTTTGATCAGTAAAAATGATACAGACAGAGGAGATGTAAGTTCTCCGAAACCACCAAGATAAAATGATGAGATTATGAGGGTTCACGATGAAAAAAATGCTAAAGGTATTTTTAATGTTACCTATAATTTGTTTATCCGGCTGTTGGAGCAGCATTGAATTGAATGAACTTGCCATCGTTACCGCCATGGGAATTGATAAAACAGAAGATGGGTATCTGGTAACAGTCCAAGTTCTAAATTCGAGTGAGCTGGCAGGTGATGCCAGGTCTGGTCGTACGGAAGTTGTAACCTTCAGGAAAAGTGGTAAAACCATTTTTGAAGCCCTTAGAAGCCTATCAACTGATGTACCAAGGAGGTTATATGTAGCACATCTTCGTGAAGTTGTCTTTGGTGAGGAAATGGCCAGGGAAGGAATAGCAAAACCTCTGGATTTTCTTTCCCGGCAAAAAGAGTTGCGTTCCGATTTCTATATGACTGTTGCTAAGGGTTCAACTGCTTATGATACGCTTAATGTGCAAACGGCTCTTGAAAAAATACCGGCAAATAAAGTCTTTGACTCCTTGGAAAATTCAGAGAGAAGATGGGCACCGACAAGGACGGTCACTTTGGATGAGCTGGTCAGCAGTATCGTCAGTAAAGGCAGACAGGCCATGCTAACGGGGATTTACGTTTATGGTGATCCCGAATCAGGAAGCAATGTTACTAATGCACAAAATATCTCCCCGAAATCCGGTTTGCGTTTGGATTATCTTGGAGTATTCAAGAAGGATAAACTTGTCGGCTGGTTAAACAGGAACGACAGTAAAGGTGTTAGTTACATTACAGATCATGTTAAGTCTACTCCGGTAAATATTCCATGTGAAGGTGATCAAATTACGGTCAACACGACTAGTTCAAAAACGAAAATCAAGGGGAAAATGGAAAAAGGAAATCCCAAAATTGATATAAATGTCACGTCAGAAGGGAGTATAGGTGAAGTAGAATGCACAATTGATTTAACTAAACCAGAAAAAATCAAAGAATTGAATGAAAGATACGCAAAAGATATTAAAGGTAAAATAGAAGGATCGATAAAAACGCTTCAAGAGAAGTATCAAAGTGACATTTTCGGTTTTGGTGATGAAATCCATAGAACTAATCCTAGAGCATGGAAACGTTTAGAAGGAAATTGGGAACAGGAATTCGCAAATTTGGACGTGAATGTAACCGTTAAAGCAAAGATTCGTAATTTAGGAACGATATCAGAATCCTTTCAAAAAGAAATCGAGGAGTAAAGATCAATGTGGGCAATTATTGGAACGGTGTGTACTGGAGCTTTTTTTCATTTTTTGAAATACCTCCTCTTATTAAAAAGAAATGTTGGAAGGAAATTGTCATTTTTATTTTATTGCTTTTAATTGGCATGACGTTGAGCATTTTAATAATCAAGGATATTACCATTCCCACTCCTATAGATTGGATAACAAAAATATATAGTCCACTCGCTCATTTCATGGATCGTATCCTATCCTAGGGAGGTATCGAATATGCTTGAAAAAGGAAAAATCAGCTCTGGTGAATTTCTTATTTTAGTCATCATATTCAACATAGGAGGAGCGATACTTACTTTACCTTCCGGACTTGTCTCATTAGCAAAACAGGATGGCTGGATTGCCTATATAATAGCTACTCTCATCGGTTTATGTTTCGTTCTCTTATTTACCCGACTCGCCTCACTTTACCCATCCATGACTTATATAGAAGTTAATGAAAAAATATTTGGCAAATGGATCGGGAAAATCTCTGCCCTGCTATTCCTGTTTTATATTTATTACCTTTCTTCTGCGTTACTAAGTGAAATTGGGAATTTCTTTTCGTCACAGGTTCTGGTTGAGACACCTATGGAAATGATTATGATCTTGTTTATATTAGCAAGCTTATTTGGTGCACGGCTAGGATTGGAGGTCATCTGCCGAACAGCATTAATCTTTTTTCCTTGGCTTGTACTGCTGCTTTTCATATTATTCGTATTTCTTATCCCGGATATCAAAATCGAAAATATGCAACCTATATTTGAAGAAGGCATGAAACCGATAATGAAGGGATCATATCACTCTTTAGCGCTTCCTTATGTTCAGCTTGTTTTCTTTTTAATGATCACTCCATATGTAAACGAAAAGGCTGAAATGAAGAAAAATTTTTATTTAGGGACTTTAATAGGTGGCGGTGTTCTTTTCTTAGTGATCATTTTCAGTATCCTCGTATTGGATGCTGCTAATACAGCAAGATTAACCTATCCTTCTTATAAACTGGGGATGAGGATAAGCATTGGTAATTTTTTTGAAAGGGTCGAGGTCATTGTGGCATTCATTTGGGTTTTTACAGAGTATTTTAAGTTGACCATTTGCTTTTATGGACTCGCCTTAGGACTAGCTCAATTGCTAGGTATGCAAAATTACAAAATTCTTCTATTCCCATTAGCTTTTCTAATTCTCACTTTTACCATCTTTTCTCATCCCGATATAGTACATTATCAAAACTTTATAGCTACAGCTTGGACACCTTTTTCCTTAACGATTTGTTTTTTTCTGCCATTGTTATTATTAGTGGTTGGGAAAATTAGGGGAAGGTAGGGGCAGCTTGCATCACATTAGATATTTTCAAGCGGATGTTGCATCTGGATGCGGCTTACAGATTTAATCCCAAATGGGAAAGGATTCGCTACCACATGGCGAAATCACAGCCTATCTTTTTACATGTTAAAGGACTTCCGGGAACTATCCGTGATACACATGTCGCGGATCTTTTTGCATGGAAAAATCGGCACTTTTCAAAAAGCATAAAATTACGAACTAAATAAGGGAGTGTGTAGCACCCATCTTATAGTTAAAGCAGATGCCCGAATCATAAAAAGCCATAATACGACATCATATTCCAGCATATTTCTACTTTGCCATTTTGTATAATGAGATAGAAAAATATTTTAAGGGAGTGATTGTTGTAATATGAAAAACAGGAAACTTGTTTCAACTCTAGGAGTCGCCGTTTTATCGGCGAGTATTGCGGCACCAACATTTGCAGCTAATGAAACATCCCCGGGAACACCCATTCAACAAACTTATTCGGTTTCAGGTTTTACAGATCATGCTGAACTAGGGAAAAAGCTAGAACAAATTGCGAGTAATAGCCAAGGTAAAGTAAAAGTGGATGTAGCTGGATATTCCAATAGAAATAGAGAAATCTATAAAGCAACCGTGGGAACAGGCGAAAAAGTCGTTTTAATTCAAAGTGAGATCCATGGAAATGAGAAAACTGGTACGGATGCCATCTTGAATATCTTGAAGTTTTTGGGGACAAATTCTCCTGAAGCCGAGAAAATTCGTAAAGAAATTACCCTGGTCGCTTTGCCTAAAATGAATCCGGATGCTGCTGAATTGAACCGTCGGGGAAATGATATGACCTGGGCAGAGGTCGTGGAACAGTTTCCACAGTTAGCAGGAGCGAATCCATCTTGGAACTATTATACATACAAAAATGAATCATTCGATTATGAGTCCAAACCTGGTTTCGATGTCAATCGTGACTTTAATCCTGATTTAAATTATACTCCTCAAGCTAAAGACTTCCCTGGAAAATCATCCACCCCTGGTTGGTTCATAACACCTGAATCACAAACAACACGTGATGTTTACAAGTCTCTACTGAAGCAATACGGAAAGGTGGAGATTTTTGTAGACTTGCACCACCAAGCTCCCTATTATGAAGTTGATGGAACGGATGATTTAGTCACATACTCGCTTTCCGCTCAATTTGTTCCTGATCCAAGCTCGCCTTCAGGACAAGAGTATGCCAAATATGCAAAAAACTATAATTATGATTTTTCCAGACAATTGAATGTAGCGGTATATAATGCGATGAAAGAACAAGGTAATTCTCCATATGGAAATATATCCTTATATCCGCAAAACCAAAACCTTCCTGGAACGGCTTTAGGAGCCTTTGCTTTAAACGGAAGTGGGACAGTACTCTTTGAAGTCAGAGGCCAAACACAGTCTTTTGGCCAAAAGAAAAAAGGCATGCTTATTAAAGCAGTGGAAAGAGGGTTATATGGAATAATTGATGGAGTTACTGATGGCTCAGTATATAAAATCAATCCGGAACAATACGAGTCAATTCCACTGACGGAGGGCAGGCAATAATAAAAATTGATAGTTTTATCAACTTAGTAACCAGACGGATACCCGCCTGGTTTTTCTTCATGATCGGTTTCGGCAAACAGAAAATGTTTTTTTGAATATCGCCTTTGTAGCAGTAATTCCTTTCAAGTTATATTGTGTAGAACAAAACTATTTGGAAACATAGTTATTTTTCACTATTAACACAAAGTGTTAAAAATGTCAGAATATTAGTAATATATATATTTCTGGTTATTTAATTTGATAAGGAGGGTTTTTATTGAATCTTAAAAAGAAAGTTCTATCAGTTTCATTATCTAGTTTAATGACGTTAAGCGCAGTAACCGCTGTTGCGCTACCAGTCGGAGCGGTTGGAAATGGCCCCAGTGCTGGAAACGGTCAAGTGACAACTTCAAATCTTCATACATATGAAAGCCTGGTAAGCTATCTTGAAACGCAGGATGCTAAACAAGAAAGGCTGGCACTGGAAGTAATCGGGGAAACGGTAAAAGGGAGGGATATTTACCTAGCGAAGTACATTTCAAATCCTAAGAACCCTACTATACTATTTTTAACTCAACAGCACGGAAATGAACAACTGACTACTGAAGGTGCACTCGAATTCATTAAACATCTAGGCACGAATAAGACTAAAGGTTTATTGGAAAATGTTAATATACTGATCATTCCCATGTTAAATGCAGATGGGGCAATGGGAGATGTTAATTTCCCTCTTGATGACTATTTAGCAAAAGGTGATCGACATCTAACACGGGCAAATGCAAATGGGATCGACTTAAACCGTGAGCATGATAAAAAAACTGATTCCATGCAAGTAGAGGTAAAAGCTTTACACGAAAATGTATTTGCGAAATATGATATAGATTACATGATAGATTTACATCATCAAGGGACGCTAAGCGAAACAAATGGTGAACTTGTTTCAGGTTCAATTCTTTATCCTACAAACGCTAACGTAAAGCCTGAAGTGTTAGAAGCGTCAAAAAAACTGGGTGCTGTTGTATATAACTCCATTGAACCAACTGGTTGGGGGCATATTGGTAAGTATGATGGCGGTTCTGGAGAAAATATAGGCCGTAATGGTGCAGCTGTTCGTTATGATATTGCCACACTACTCTTTGAGATGCGAGGTATGTCGGACCACAATATCGAGTCAGTTGCGCTTGGACAAAAAAGTAATGGCTATCTAATAAAGCAAACAGTAACCACTTTGGATGCAGCTGTCAGAGCTATTGCCGATGATTCAATAGAAACTGTTGATGCAAGCTTTTGGGATACCCTGCCAACACAATACAATCGTCCTGGGGCAGAATCAGACGAATAAAATGATGACACATCCCATTCTTTCAGATGGGATGTGTTTTTTTAATTTTCCCACACAGATAGCTCGAACTTGTTCATCAGTTTATAAGAAATGATTTATAGAGGAAATGCAGGACAAGATTAAAGATGATATAGAAAAAAGGCATCTGCTTTCACTACAAGCAGATGCCTTTTGAACGATAACGTATCGACCTGAAATATCCTTCTTTAATAATTACCGCTTGCTTCTATAAACTTTTTTCGGATGAATTCTCCTTTTTTTGTTCTTCTTTTAGCTGTAAGGCTACTAAACTAGCAAAGTCATGAATGATGGTGGCTGCCAATAGTGATGTAATTTGTGTTGGATCGTACGGCGGGAGGACTTCTACCAGGTCGAACCCAATAAAGTTGAATCCTTGCAGAGAACGTATCATCTCTAGGGTTTCAAGGCTATTTAGACCGCCGACCTCCAAGGTGCCAGTTCCAGGAGCACATGATGGATCTACAAAATCAATATCAAAGGTCAAGAAACAAGGTGTATCCCCAATGGTTTTCTTGACTTCCTTCACGACATCTTCGATTCCTCTTTTCTTCAGCTCGGGAGTTGTTATCACATTGTAACCTAGATCTGTACTTGAATCTATATCTCCTGGATGATTGAGCGTACCTCTGATGCCAATCTGGAAAACTTTATCCGTTTGGAGCAAGCCTTCCTCATATGCACGGATAAACGGAGAACCATGCCAATATTTTTCATCATAATAAGTATCCCAGGTATCTGTATGTGAATCAAAATGAAGAAGTGCAACAG
This window encodes:
- a CDS encoding GerAB/ArcD/ProY family transporter; translation: MPGSFKISSHQLMILILLYSVGTVILHTPSPLVSFAKQDAWLAALLGTGIALIFVWFYIRVGNLYPDLALDQINEKVFGNLIGKMINLTFFSGHFPLLPRQLIMWGISLKLFGCRILHL
- a CDS encoding M14 family zinc carboxypeptidase — translated: MKNRKLVSTLGVAVLSASIAAPTFAANETSPGTPIQQTYSVSGFTDHAELGKKLEQIASNSQGKVKVDVAGYSNRNREIYKATVGTGEKVVLIQSEIHGNEKTGTDAILNILKFLGTNSPEAEKIRKEITLVALPKMNPDAAELNRRGNDMTWAEVVEQFPQLAGANPSWNYYTYKNESFDYESKPGFDVNRDFNPDLNYTPQAKDFPGKSSTPGWFITPESQTTRDVYKSLLKQYGKVEIFVDLHHQAPYYEVDGTDDLVTYSLSAQFVPDPSSPSGQEYAKYAKNYNYDFSRQLNVAVYNAMKEQGNSPYGNISLYPQNQNLPGTALGAFALNGSGTVLFEVRGQTQSFGQKKKGMLIKAVERGLYGIIDGVTDGSVYKINPEQYESIPLTEGRQ
- a CDS encoding spore germination protein; protein product: MKNKKQQEYLNQSGNPNSSKSKNQNQNPVQAQNQSKDSKKHQTKLISSDLQFNLDHIKKTLGNSSDIVTRDFQAGKNGQIKLGIVYTDGLTDSISIQDLILDTLMVEIRNSDLDVAVLNPSDCFEMIKSHTLPIGGIEEITDYQKLFNHVLSGDTMLLMDGSPKGIALGSRDWVDRGVQEPSSQTVVRGPKDGFTETLRTNTALIRRRIKDPNLWLETKQIGERTQTDVAIMYLKGVANDKTVSELQSRLNRINIDAILESGYIEELIQDEVYTPFPTVYNTERPDAVAAAILEGRIAILVDGTPFVLIVPALMVHFFQSSEDYYQRADIATLIRVLRYLSFFLALLTPSLYVAVSTFHQEMLPTPLLISLASQREGVPFPAFVEAMIMEVVFEILREAGVRMPRAIGSSISIVGALVIGQAAVEAGFVSATMVIIVSLTAICSFVFPANSMAMAFRMLRFLFMILAATFGLYGIILGLIVMVLHLNSLRSFGLPYLAPNAPFILQDQKDNIIRLPHWSLLKRPRLISKNDTDRGDVSSPKPPR
- a CDS encoding Ger(x)C family spore germination protein codes for the protein MKKMLKVFLMLPIICLSGCWSSIELNELAIVTAMGIDKTEDGYLVTVQVLNSSELAGDARSGRTEVVTFRKSGKTIFEALRSLSTDVPRRLYVAHLREVVFGEEMAREGIAKPLDFLSRQKELRSDFYMTVAKGSTAYDTLNVQTALEKIPANKVFDSLENSERRWAPTRTVTLDELVSSIVSKGRQAMLTGIYVYGDPESGSNVTNAQNISPKSGLRLDYLGVFKKDKLVGWLNRNDSKGVSYITDHVKSTPVNIPCEGDQITVNTTSSKTKIKGKMEKGNPKIDINVTSEGSIGEVECTIDLTKPEKIKELNERYAKDIKGKIEGSIKTLQEKYQSDIFGFGDEIHRTNPRAWKRLEGNWEQEFANLDVNVTVKAKIRNLGTISESFQKEIEE
- the speB gene encoding agmatinase, with the protein product MKYPLSPDVKPEFCTTGSFMRLPSSRENAKLAVIGMPFDTAASFRVGARFAPQAVRQASMTLFPYHPIHKVFPFDECNAIDVGDVSVIPHNIHRSYELIEKAMADLMKNGIIPIGIGGDHSVTLANLRAAAKIHGPVALLHFDSHTDTWDTYYDEKYWHGSPFIRAYEEGLLQTDKVFQIGIRGTLNHPGDIDSSTDLGYNVITTPELKKRGIEDVVKEVKKTIGDTPCFLTFDIDFVDPSCAPGTGTLEVGGLNSLETLEMIRSLQGFNFIGFDLVEVLPPYDPTQITSLLAATIIHDFASLVALQLKEEQKKENSSEKSL
- a CDS encoding GNAT family N-acetyltransferase yields the protein MKIPVENIVELTVEHQFLQAYPILSQLRSDLTLMEYLELLNDMRKEGKQLFALYHDTSIVALAGISWREDSYNERYVYVQDLVTDVNHRPSGLGYSLLSYINNWAKEHGAEYITLES
- a CDS encoding M14 family zinc carboxypeptidase; the encoded protein is MNLKKKVLSVSLSSLMTLSAVTAVALPVGAVGNGPSAGNGQVTTSNLHTYESLVSYLETQDAKQERLALEVIGETVKGRDIYLAKYISNPKNPTILFLTQQHGNEQLTTEGALEFIKHLGTNKTKGLLENVNILIIPMLNADGAMGDVNFPLDDYLAKGDRHLTRANANGIDLNREHDKKTDSMQVEVKALHENVFAKYDIDYMIDLHHQGTLSETNGELVSGSILYPTNANVKPEVLEASKKLGAVVYNSIEPTGWGHIGKYDGGSGENIGRNGAAVRYDIATLLFEMRGMSDHNIESVALGQKSNGYLIKQTVTTLDAAVRAIADDSIETVDASFWDTLPTQYNRPGAESDE
- a CDS encoding GerAB/ArcD/ProY family transporter — translated: MPDTPLVALNILLAAVVTFTVRLGIETFTRTLEIFFIPVLILLTIFLVSIIPQANIQNIQPVFENGAKPIIRATLFYVSVFTLSPVMFLMIFLSKVNESKKGGKAFYIGTLIGGIILILFIMLDILVLGPDTTSRNIAPSYTMAKKINVGNFLMRIEAIIATIWIFTTYTRTVMYFYVSVVVFSNIFNIKDYRPFTTALGMIMVFYSLIVFPTVPSSGEFNKNIWLFYAATYGLIMPLLLFITAKFKNIIKKNHGSQQ
- a CDS encoding GerAB/ArcD/ProY family transporter; its protein translation is MLEKGKISSGEFLILVIIFNIGGAILTLPSGLVSLAKQDGWIAYIIATLIGLCFVLLFTRLASLYPSMTYIEVNEKIFGKWIGKISALLFLFYIYYLSSALLSEIGNFFSSQVLVETPMEMIMILFILASLFGARLGLEVICRTALIFFPWLVLLLFILFVFLIPDIKIENMQPIFEEGMKPIMKGSYHSLALPYVQLVFFLMITPYVNEKAEMKKNFYLGTLIGGGVLFLVIIFSILVLDAANTARLTYPSYKLGMRISIGNFFERVEVIVAFIWVFTEYFKLTICFYGLALGLAQLLGMQNYKILLFPLAFLILTFTIFSHPDIVHYQNFIATAWTPFSLTICFFLPLLLLVVGKIRGR